The genomic segment GCGCACCCCGCGCAGCAGCGTTCCGTCGGTCACACCGCTGGCGGCAAAGATTATCTCCGGTCCGGGCGCCAGGTCGCGCTCCGTGTAGACGCGGTTCGGATCCGCAATGCCCATCCTGGCGAGCCGGTTCTCGAACTTCTTGCGCTCCTCGGGCCCGGGCTTGGCCTGCACGAGACGACCTTCCATACTGCCGTTCAGGCAGCGCAGCGCGGCGGCGGTCAGAACCCCTTCAGGCGCGCCGCCGATGCCCATGACGGCGTGGACCCCGGTGCCGCGGATCGCCGCCGAGATCCCCGCCGACAGGTCGCCGTCGGAAATCAGGCGGATGCGCGCCCCGGCGGCGCGGATCTCCTCGATGAGCTTCTCGTGCCGGGGCCGGTCGAGGACGACGACGACGAGGTCCTGCACCGCGCGCCGCAGCCGCGCCGCGATCGCCTCCAGGTTGTCCTTCACGCAAGCGTCGATGTGTACCGCGCCCTTGGCCGCCGGACCGACGATCACCTTCTCCATGTAGCAGTCGGGGGCATTGAGGAGGCCGCCCTTGTTGGAGGCGGCCAGCACGGCGATGGCGCCCGGCGACCCGGTCGCGCACAGGTTGGTACCCTCGAGCGGGTCGACGGCGATCGACACCTCGGGATCGGTGGCGTTTCCGCGGCCGACCGACTCGCCGATAAACAGCATCGGCGCTTCGTCCCGCTCGCCCTCCCCGATCACGATCGTGCCGCGCATCGGCAGCCCGTCCATGGCTTGCCGCATCGCCTCGACAGCGACGCGATCGGAGTTGTGGCGGTCCCCTTCCCCCATGGTCCGCGCCGACGCTATCGCCGCCTCTTCGACGACACGAAGGAATTCGCGGGTCAACGTTTGCTCGATCGACATCGGGTTCGTCCTTTCCCTGTGGCTCCGAGTCGGGCCTCGCAGCCCTTGCGGCGGCTGTATCACGGACCCGAACGAATTCTCAAATGCGGCGTGCGCGACGCCGTCGTGCCGTGCGATAAGAGGGCATGCGGACGGCGACCCCGACCCCACCGCACTCGCCGCTCGCGGTCACCCGGATCGTGCCGGGCGCCGGGGCCGTGAAATTCTGCCTCGCTGCGGGCGGCCCCCCGGACGCGCCGCTCGAAGCGGAGGCGGTACTCATGCGCATGGCCGGCTACGGCGGCACGCAGTGGTACACGCTGTGCGTCTCGTCGCAGATCGGCTGCGGAGTGGGTTGTCCGTTCTGCGAGACCGGCCGGATGGGCCGGCGCGGGGACCTCGGCGCCGAGGCCATCGTCGCTCAGTACCTGGCCGCCCGCCGCTGGCTGGAGCCCCAGGGGGAGAGCATCCGCAATGTCGTGTTCATGGGTATGGGCGAGCCGCTGGATAACCTCGATGCGGTCCTCGGCGCACTGACCACGCTCGGCGATCCGAAGGGCATCGCGTTGCCGCTGTCGCGGGTCACCCTCTCGACCGTGGGTCGTCGCGCCGGTCTGGCGCGGCTGGCCGAACTCGCCCGGCAGCCGCCGTGGGCGGATCTGCGGCTG from the Candidatus Binatia bacterium genome contains:
- the glpX gene encoding class II fructose-bisphosphatase, which gives rise to MSIEQTLTREFLRVVEEAAIASARTMGEGDRHNSDRVAVEAMRQAMDGLPMRGTIVIGEGERDEAPMLFIGESVGRGNATDPEVSIAVDPLEGTNLCATGSPGAIAVLAASNKGGLLNAPDCYMEKVIVGPAAKGAVHIDACVKDNLEAIAARLRRAVQDLVVVVLDRPRHEKLIEEIRAAGARIRLISDGDLSAGISAAIRGTGVHAVMGIGGAPEGVLTAAALRCLNGSMEGRLVQAKPGPEERKKFENRLARMGIADPNRVYTERDLAPGPEIIFAASGVTDGTLLRGVRFFGHGDRTSSLLISARQRVVRFVDTIHLSDAPDAVVEF
- a CDS encoding 23S rRNA (adenine(2503)-C(2))-methyltransferase RlmN, with translation MRTATPTPPHSPLAVTRIVPGAGAVKFCLAAGGPPDAPLEAEAVLMRMAGYGGTQWYTLCVSSQIGCGVGCPFCETGRMGRRGDLGAEAIVAQYLAARRWLEPQGESIRNVVFMGMGEPLDNLDAVLGALTTLGDPKGIALPLSRVTLSTVGRRAGLARLAELARQPPWADLRLAISLHAVTDGLRNRLVPANRAMPLPELREALRAYPLKRRGRLLLQYTLLGGVNDAVADAEALAEWCRSLRCTVNVIPYNPQRDPRWVTPSAATIGVFLDRLRRAGVRAKCRRTHGAEVFAACGQLGTRQGKSGLQKDLEFGLRSVDSRHIPSE